One genomic region from Halobacteriovorax vibrionivorans encodes:
- a CDS encoding LPP20 family lipoprotein: MKTKVFILLFFAFSGFAQVKSCPADFLCAKACSLSEAEAVEDARVEIAKNFQVKVKAKFLSIESSDGKLDESQYSDYVSEEVSETLFGVETIESFVDEEDYHCVLLGLNKSRFRQKLKSDITNLKAENESIYKQGHNLSILKINANNNIIKKLDVYLAVLSDKYKSNVVQYKKRAKKEINIAIYSQPKFESIDKMLISELNKANVYDNNDIEKKLNIAIALKNEYLNVEGFVKRTLEVNFIYGKINITKRYTQTGRTEQDIILDLQKELSDDLPDVFLELKI, encoded by the coding sequence TTGAAGACTAAAGTATTCATTCTCTTATTTTTTGCCTTTTCTGGTTTCGCTCAAGTGAAATCATGTCCAGCTGACTTTTTGTGTGCAAAAGCTTGCAGTTTAAGTGAGGCGGAGGCAGTGGAAGATGCTCGAGTTGAAATCGCAAAAAACTTTCAAGTAAAGGTTAAGGCAAAGTTTCTCTCAATTGAGTCTTCTGATGGAAAGTTGGATGAATCTCAGTACTCTGATTATGTCAGTGAAGAAGTAAGTGAAACTCTCTTCGGTGTAGAAACAATTGAAAGTTTTGTTGATGAAGAAGATTATCATTGTGTTCTACTTGGATTGAATAAAAGTCGTTTTCGTCAAAAACTTAAAAGTGACATCACTAATCTTAAGGCCGAGAACGAAAGTATCTATAAACAAGGTCATAATCTATCGATATTAAAAATCAATGCAAATAATAATATTATTAAAAAGCTTGATGTTTACTTAGCTGTATTGTCAGACAAGTATAAATCTAATGTTGTTCAATATAAGAAGAGAGCGAAAAAAGAAATTAATATCGCTATTTATTCACAGCCTAAGTTTGAATCAATTGATAAAATGTTGATAAGTGAACTTAATAAGGCAAATGTTTACGATAATAATGACATTGAGAAGAAACTAAACATCGCAATTGCGCTAAAGAACGAATATCTAAATGTTGAAGGTTTCGTAAAAAGAACTTTGGAAGTTAACTTCATTTATGGAAAGATAAATATAACCAAGAGATATACACAAACGGGTCGTACAGAGCAGGATATAATACTAGATTTACAAAAAGAGTTATCTGACGATTTACCAGATGTATTTTTAGAACTTAAAATTTAA
- a CDS encoding tetratricopeptide repeat protein has product MHKISKNKFLSYTFILISLVSILSCAARRVRDEGDIIASLYKEKKYQTVIDRITKKEVYERQEDRFLKQAELGIAYFNLKDYKKALFHLNKAKEIANSLYKVSISNKVESLFIGEATDIYYPNQFEQISIRFYEILSHYMLIQSSESSKDKRFHQQAMVSTLRDWSSYIDNFKEQNRGRAIYKGSTFIDLMGVIVHDVYDRSKDRSVIKSFKKLGQKNLVEQMGIYPSYNELHEKYKDDYNELHLLSQKKLANYISETQTSNNIKKFFQNKKRYNTYIIILDGHVIKKTANVYEFPLGLPVGVYIYNDEGMDDFVTFSLKMLSITRGAEPKISFELPKIDSVPITNTEKVTLTNADGNEVLSDNLILMANTSEVLSESLKTDVKTLEAKVGARLAAKHIALLTSAYQTYRSLYNNGAFIAYLSASAAYAAGNKAIAESELADLRSWYGIYDHVYMLPVDLEPGEYEITYKGKKYKLTRSDSPKQILPLVLN; this is encoded by the coding sequence TTGCATAAAATATCAAAAAATAAATTCCTAAGTTACACCTTCATCTTAATTAGTCTTGTTAGTATCTTAAGTTGTGCTGCAAGAAGAGTTCGAGATGAAGGTGATATCATTGCTTCTTTATATAAAGAAAAAAAGTATCAGACTGTCATTGATCGAATCACTAAAAAAGAAGTTTACGAAAGGCAAGAGGATCGCTTTTTAAAGCAGGCCGAACTTGGAATAGCATATTTTAATCTTAAAGATTATAAGAAGGCCCTCTTTCATCTTAATAAGGCAAAAGAAATAGCTAATAGTTTATATAAGGTGAGCATTTCAAATAAGGTTGAGTCCTTATTTATTGGAGAGGCTACCGATATTTATTATCCAAATCAATTTGAACAAATAAGTATTCGCTTTTATGAAATCTTATCTCACTACATGTTAATTCAATCCTCAGAGTCTTCAAAAGATAAAAGATTTCATCAACAGGCAATGGTCTCGACTCTTAGAGATTGGAGCTCATATATTGATAATTTCAAGGAGCAAAATCGCGGAAGGGCAATATATAAAGGATCGACATTTATCGATTTAATGGGAGTTATTGTTCATGATGTTTATGATCGTTCTAAGGACCGATCTGTAATTAAAAGTTTTAAAAAATTAGGACAAAAAAACTTAGTGGAGCAGATGGGGATTTATCCAAGTTATAATGAATTACATGAGAAATATAAAGATGATTACAACGAGCTTCATCTTCTTTCTCAAAAGAAATTAGCAAACTATATCAGTGAAACACAAACCTCAAATAACATTAAAAAGTTCTTTCAAAATAAAAAGCGCTATAATACCTACATCATAATTTTAGATGGCCATGTTATAAAAAAGACGGCCAATGTATACGAGTTTCCTCTAGGTCTTCCTGTCGGTGTTTATATATATAATGATGAGGGTATGGACGACTTTGTAACCTTCTCTCTTAAAATGCTTTCAATCACAAGAGGAGCAGAGCCAAAGATTAGTTTTGAATTACCAAAAATAGATTCTGTACCGATTACGAATACTGAAAAAGTTACTCTCACAAATGCAGATGGAAATGAAGTTCTATCGGATAATCTAATTCTTATGGCCAATACATCAGAAGTATTAAGTGAATCATTAAAAACAGATGTTAAAACTTTAGAAGCAAAAGTAGGTGCTCGTCTAGCAGCCAAGCATATTGCTTTATTAACCTCTGCATACCAAACTTATCGATCTCTTTATAATAATGGTGCATTTATCGCCTACCTGTCGGCCAGTGCCGCCTACGCTGCCGGCAATAAAGCAATTGCTGAGTCTGAGTTAGCTGACCTACGTTCTTGGTATGGTATTTATGATCATGTGTATATGCTTCCAGTTGATCTTGAGCCAGGTGAATATGAAATAACTTATAAAGGAAAAAAATATAAGTTAACTCGATCAGATTCGCCTAAGCAAATACTGCCACTTGTACTCAATTAA
- a CDS encoding PilZ domain-containing protein, with protein sequence MLIGINKLSIKTDFNKAQALFTLHFFLFFLAKGYEFFKYQFNFIALFGIIFFIFFYRLYYRTQRNLKYSFWSLTALSFFIIIFHILRSLYHYNDFSIFFLYTMSFFILGVLCFSLYSPVFFPIINWWEYDFRYRNDLKASVYLDDDKKADARIVDLRRRAGGLSMFEEVEIGQRIDIEIESSGLDGRLQVEVLSKRQYSIGRPYTYGVRFVITDDVVKRKYNDLEKYWNFERKAKKNKKFKS encoded by the coding sequence ATGCTTATAGGAATTAACAAATTATCAATTAAAACAGATTTTAATAAGGCCCAGGCTTTATTTACTCTTCATTTCTTTTTGTTCTTTTTAGCGAAAGGATATGAATTCTTTAAATATCAGTTTAATTTCATAGCGTTATTTGGAATTATCTTCTTCATTTTTTTCTATCGCTTATATTATCGTACACAGAGAAATCTTAAGTATTCATTTTGGTCGCTAACGGCCTTATCTTTTTTTATTATCATTTTTCATATTTTAAGATCTCTTTATCATTATAATGATTTCTCAATTTTCTTTTTATATACAATGTCCTTTTTTATCTTAGGGGTTCTTTGTTTTTCTCTATACTCACCTGTTTTTTTCCCGATTATTAATTGGTGGGAATATGACTTCCGTTATCGCAATGACTTAAAAGCAAGCGTGTATCTTGATGATGACAAGAAAGCAGACGCAAGGATTGTTGATCTTAGAAGACGCGCTGGTGGATTAAGTATGTTTGAAGAAGTTGAAATCGGTCAGCGTATTGATATTGAAATAGAATCTTCAGGACTTGATGGACGTTTACAGGTTGAGGTGCTATCAAAAAGACAATACTCAATTGGTCGCCCTTATACTTATGGAGTGCGATTCGTCATTACAGATGATGTTGTAAAAAGAAAGTATAACGACTTAGAAAAATATTGGAACTTTGAGCGCAAGGCCAAGAAGAATAAAAAGTTTAAATCATGA